The DNA segment CCAAATCGGTTAGATATGTCCCAAGTCGGTTAGAGAGAATTCCTGGGAGTTCAATATATGGTCTTGGACAACCCTCCCCTCTtaagctagcttttgaggttgAGTTAGGTCTAAGTCCAATTCTTCAaaagaaaaacatttaaaaaaaacacttattcAAGTGCTTCCAGAAATTTTGGCTTATGCTTGTGcttctatttaatttttttaaaatttttttttttaaacatttatCCAAACGCTAAAACCGCTTATGTTTTCTTTTTATAAAAGCACTTCAAAAAACTGGACTTATTTAAGCTAAAGGCTTTTGTATCCAAACTCGCCCTTACTAACTAGGGGTGCAAATGAACCGAacatgttcgtgagctttacgagcccgctcgaaaatatttgattcgtattcgagcttatcgaactcgagccgaattcgaacatgttcgaactttttttcgagccgatctcgagccgaaattactctgttcgatagttcgcgaatagtttttgagccttaatatttaattaatataatataattatataataaatatatatacattttgaacttttttgaacatttcgagcttttcgaaccataatatccgaatagttcacgaatatgttcgaatatttcgaaccgaactcgaactcgaacttcatttcgagccgagctcgagccaaaatatttgaaattatcgaacttcgaatcgagctcgaactcgaatatactcttatcgagccgaattcgagccttaaaattttacgaTTATTCGGTTCGATTTCACCCCTATTGCTAACCCCCTCTGCTTCAAATACCAAGGTGCAGTAGCATCCTTTTTTGATCTTCTTTGTATTTTGTTTGATGATTTGCACTCCATTCTGCACCATCTTCGTAGATAGATTTGGGTAATCGCTTTCAATGATGTCCCATAAATCTTCCGAGATAAAGAAATCCATAGTTTCAGTGCTCCAATAATCATAATGTTCTCCTTCGAATATGGTACTTCCGTCGAAGAATATTTAAACATCGTGAGTGGAAAATTTTCCGGTCATTGCAATCTGTAGTTTTTGGTGTTGTGATGAAAGAAATCAAAGTGGACTTGAAATTTCTTCTCCGTAGAACATGCATAAGAAAGCTTCCCATTGCAAGCAAAATTGATAGTTGCTCAAGTGAAAGACAATTAATAGGAGAAGGAACGAAGGGTTTGAGATATTTGGAATTGAATAGGAGAGAAAAGCTTCCAACAACTCTCTGTACGTTGCAAGGAAGAAatgtctctgataccaaattTGTTGGCACAGCGGAAGACTTGAGAGCTGCTGCTCTATTTTTTAAATTGAAtcttttgattgattttttcCCTCTGCACATAGCAGATTACAAGATTATATAAATAGAACTAAAATAACCAATTTTGCATGTATATTAATTCTAGGCTTTGATTAGCCATTCTAACTTCTTAAGTGCCTTTCAAAGTTCACATGAGTATTCTAGAAAATGGCTCTAGAAATTACAGTTtattcactacaacaaaaatccAAATACACAAcacctcaaagacaacggttttaattaaaaccgtttTTTTAgcttttaacaacggttttaatgaaaaccgttgtctatgggCGGTTTTTTGTTaccaaagacaacagttttcctaaaaccgttgtttttttggggtcaaagacaacggttttcgttgtctatgagcgttttttttgcattttttttaaaattttaattttttttaaaactattttgTTTTAAAGACTACAGAAAAAATGGGAGAACTTCTGTCGAACCCATGGAGAAACCCAAATCACATTCCCTTCAAAACCTAGCCCCAACCCATCTCCTCCGGGGTTTCCGCGTAGAAGGcccaaatttcttcttcttcgatTTCATGTCGGCGCCTTCGTACACCACCAGAAACTAGCCGAAGACCACCGTCCATGATAAATTTCAACCTAGAGATTCAATCTAAGCACTGGAAGCCCAAGGATTCAAGCTCAAAATCACTATCAAAGCCTTGTCGTGACTCGAAGTAATTAGGCAGGTTTTTTAGTCTCCATTTCTTCCGATTTCTTCAACTATCTATTCCGATTTggagataatatatatattttttccatGGCTGCTCATACTTGTTTCGTGCCGATGAAAGATTGATTTTCTTTAACAACTTGTATAAATAGCCACTGAATCGGTTCCGGTCCAGGGTTTTGCGTTTTGTTAATGGGATTTTCTATTCATGATTATTGTATTGGTTTTGGTCTTAATATGGCaggatatatttaattttctgaAGGTGGTGGTGCCTTTATCTTTGTTTCGGTTCCGCTCCCAAGCTCACAATTCTTCTTTTCGGAAAATTGATATTTTGTTGGCtgatttttctcaaaaaaagcCTTTAGAAATTTCAGGATTTTCAGAGAAATATGTTCCTCTGTGTGTGTGTTAAGAACGTAATCACGGCTCAGAGTACAATTCGTGAACAGTGGAGCTTACTAGTGTTTTCTCTGTGGCTAGCAGGCTAGGTGAGGAAGGATCAAAGAAAACCTATCTTTTATTAGATATTACTGATGATAAAAATGAGTTTATTATGTGCATTTAACTGTAATCTGTGCTGCTTTTAGAGAAGACCTAGTGGTGATGGGTGATTTCTAAAAGCAAAGGACACCCTTTCCGCGAAAGGAAAATTAAGTTGGATATTGAGCCACTTCAAATATTGTAATTAAGGTTGGCATGATGTCTGTGCTGTGACAATTTGACATAATTaaacccataatatatataattaacttGTACGTACGTCTGCATCAACGAATTTAAGTTTCTGCCTAACCcctcataaatattaaattaaatagagTGCTCGACCATATTGTTGTATCATTCAATATTCTTTTCAACAAACAAAGCTAAGAAAACCAGTATTTTGAAGTAATCTCGTACTTTGTTTGGTGTGTTAGTACAACGTAGCTTATAAGTGTGTgtttgtttttaattaattttttgtctTGTCTTGGGTCTatgacatatatataatttctaattACCATTTATATTGATATAGAAATGTAATCTTGTAGACCGATAAAAATATCCAACACATTAGGCAAAAAATTGATGAAGAGAAAGTGAAAAATGGAAATGAGAATAAAAACATATTTGCCCGTAAATGTAAATGTAAATGTGAAAGTGGAAGAATCTGATGCTAGCGCAGAGGGAGGTACGAAGCTGGCATTCTTGTTTAAAGGTTTCTTGCATTATACTTCTCATTAGGGCTCTGCCATAGCATTTTTTTCTCCGTGAATTTTTGCTGTGTTTTGTCCATGGAATCTAGAGGCTCTTAACACGAGCTTAAAGGATGCCGAGGCATGCACCAGCTTTTATCTTTCCTGGTTGTTCTTCTGAAATTGTAAATTTgtattaaattgattattaGATAGTCCCAGGATTTCGAGTACGTATCATTCCAGTCTTAGGAACCATTCCTGCAATCTTTGGGCAAGTAATGGCTTCCTATGTTGTGACTCAACTGGCTGGAGTGCAAGTTCATATGGAGCCAGTTGTGAATATTGATATCGACCATTATCGTGTACTTCATCAGCGTCTTATTGAACATGAAGAGTTGCAGTATGGTACCACAATGCAAGTTCAGGTTctcaattgtgaattttttttctaataCTCTATTGAGGTGCTCTTGCTTCCCTTTTATCCGCATTGCTTCACTGCTAGTATTCATCCTAAAAAATAGTTTATTGAGAAACAATGTTTATGTAGGAAGGTATTGGGAAGACATTTCTTTTCCAAAAAAGAGAGTACAGTTGGGATAGACTTGGTTTGGCATGAAAACCTAGAGAATTGACGGCTTGTATTATACCCTTCTATAAGGTTGAATGGTGTGAATTCAGTTATTTGATTGCTATATTTGGTTTTTACCAGccttttttcaatttatttctGACTAATAACTTTGGGTTTTATGGAggaacaagaaaaaaaatagaaagaaaTCCCAGGACAATTTGTCTTGAGAATATACCTTGATTCATTTAATCGATACAGGAACATATATATGCCTTGCGATTTTGGAGTCACCTGAATAACTCTTTCATTGAGGGAACGGACCATAAATCCAGTGATATCTGACAACGTAATATGTTGCGAATTCATACGTAATCTTGAAGTCATGCAAGCTTAAACTGACTAATGTATGTCAACCGAGTCCTGAACCGTTATTAGCCACTCATGAAACTGCATTTATCAATGACAGCATCATCCTTCATATGGTCAAGCCACAAGCCACATGATTTGCAATTAAATACAACTTTTGTGTCTTGTCTTGTCTGTATTTCTTCCAGGTTGATGCTGAGGAGGTCATGTATATAGTCAAAGAACTGTGGCATGGACGGAGTGCAATGTATGAATCACCTAAAGAAGTTGGACATGCAATGTGGCGTTCTGTAAACGAATTAATACTTATCAGGTATGGATATTTGTTATACAGTGAATTAtatagaaaaaagaaaaagaaactcAATTCTTATCAGGTATATATGGATTTTTGTTATATAATGAATTATAGAGAAAAAAGAGAAGCTTTTATTGAGATgacaaattctcttaaatgctAGTTTGTATGTGTATCCTTTCTCCTAGTCATGTTTATATTATTATGATGAAGAAGGCAAACACTTGCGAGTTGCGGCATACCTGCGGTTTTTTCCATTCTAATTGTTTGTTATTTGATGGTATATTTTCAGATGGGATCGTACAAAACCTGCCTGTATGTCAAATTTAATTCTCTTGAGATTTAAAGAGGTGTGTGCAGGACTGAATATGCCTGTCATAACATAAATGAAAATGCATTCTTTAGCAGTATTGCGCTTGCAATTTGTACGCAAAGCATTCATCCTTCACTGACTTTGTCATACACGAGgtatttgaaatattatataCTTGCTTAATCAATTTTCCTCCACAGCTGATGAACATGAATCCAGTTCACTTGACGTTATAGGAGAAAATGAACCCGAGTTTTTCCTGAATACTGGATACACTATGTTTTGTGCATGGCATATAGAGGCAGATAATTCCCTTGCTCGTGATACTCAGTTAATCGTGAAGGTATGTGGTTTAATTACAGCATCTCCATGCTTAAATTTATGTACAGTCCAATCTCTATTTGAGAAAGGCTGGTAGTTTTCATCTCCTGTACTGTTTGCATTTATAGTAAAAGGTGGAATCAATCTTTTTGAGTTGAAATAGGTAGAATGCGTCGGTTTGTTTTATGGGCTCTTTTGTATGATTTCTGTTTTCATAGTTATAATTTTTTGTCGAGAGGTAGAAACGATTAGATGTTGTCAtaatatgaataaaaataaCGTGATCCAACAGTTGACCttgtttataaattataatataataattgcaAAGGTTGCTAAGTTGATCAAATTTGGTAGGAATTCAGCACTTCATGCATTTTAACTTTCTTGCTTCTCTGATATGACAACTTTGATAAATGGTTGATCATGCTAGAATACTTTGTTTGTTAAACTCTCAGCAACCTTGCTTGAGATGTGAATATATGAAATTTGGGCCTCTCGTTTAACTAGTTGAGACGTGTTGTTCTTTTTTGTCACTTGTTTATTATTTTCATCAAATGTACTAAGAAATGTATGACTCCATCAAATGTACTAAGAAATGTATGACTCCTACCACAAGctaatgttttattttatacAGTTTATAGATGAGTTTTGAAACTAAGCTGCAATGTTTTTTTGTGTGCGTCTGTGGGTTGTTTTGGTGATCTCTAActgattattaaaattaaaactgAGGGGTTAGGAGAAAGCAATTACGCTAGTTTTATAAACTTTTGGTTCGAAAATAAAATTGAAGGAGACTAATTTCATGCTTTTTGGATTCTTGAATACGGTTATAAACTTTTTGTGTTCTAGTTTTATCATTTGAGAGGTGAACATTAATTGGGATGCTTTTAGTTGATTGGATCGCTTTTGTGTTTtggtttataatttttttgtattttggttTCTAAATAtgcttctttttttatttttcttagtgTGGGGATGCTTATGGACAGACAAATCAGAAGAAAAAGATGGATGCGACTTTCTTGAAGAATCTCTATTTAGAAAAAACGATCGATGCGGTTTCAAGTTTATCAAGATATTAGCTTAGCTTTAGTTTCTAGTGTGCAtgaaattagaattcaaaattttgaatatcGAGTAATTTACAATactgaaaaattgtatattaaattttattttcaaatttcaaattttgaaaaatttataatattggaaattttatatttttttattttatatttgaaaaaagaaagggtgaaaaaccgttgttaaatggGTTTTTAAAACTGATGTTAAAGGCCCAGTTATTAAAAGTGCGATAAAAATACAACAGTTTTTAACCGTGTTTTTATGAGCCAGCGCCAACGATTTTTCACCGTTGTGAAACCGTTGTCGTTGGCTCAAAAAGACAACGGTGTTTTTGACCGCACTTTTAACAACATGGCTTTTAACATCGGTTACAGACCTCCTTTTAACATCGTTTTTTCATCCTTGTCTATTAacttttttgttgtagtgatttCTAACAATTGTGTGATATTTGATTTTACCCTTTTACTGGTAGTATGTTGTTAGAAATGGAGTCTGAACAAAGTTTTACTTTTCCAATGGCAAACTTCTTTTAGCCCGGTGATCATCATCCAATTATGAAGGATTTCTATCATTCAGTGTTATGGTGGAGTATACAATTACAAgtatctgcatgaactcattcAAATATTCATGGTTATTATTTTCCTTCTCATCCATGATAATGGTGTCCAATAGGATTCGCTCTATACTGGAAGTGTTGATGCTAGTTTACTAGGATAACGATTGAACTCTTTTTCTTGAGGATTCATCTCATATCGAATGTGAAACAGAAGTTTGAAAATCTAATAATTTTGAGAAAGGAACTTACGTATTAACATTGTATGAATTCTTTTAGCAGATCTCAATATAATTGACTAAACTGCAGACTTTTTTCTATGGATTTTGAGGCTGTTTTAGCATCTTGTGGGGTCCTAGCCTCTTGGTAAAAGGTAATTTAGTATGAGAATCATAGTAGCTGTTAATCCAGAATGTGCATCTAGTTGGAGTCATAGACTCATATAGTGCTCGATTGTAAACAAAGGTGCTTATGCTCGCTGTAAGCCGAAACTAGCCAAAGAAAATTACTTTCCTGATTTATGTCTCACTTTTATACTATTCCTAGGGTGAATCTAACTATACGATCAGGCACCGGAAACTGTTCAGCGGTTGAACTGCCAGAGGGGCCTTGCTTTCAGAAGAACAAAGATAGACCAACGACTGGATGCTTGGTTGAATTGGGCTTTCCTCTAGCAGCTTTTTGTTTAGGATTACTTGTGTTGAGAAAGTGACCAATTTTTATGTGTGCGTGGGACTTGTAAGATTCTATGTATATGCTCATATGCATGTATTTGTGAACATTGCATATTACAAGACGTGTCCCTCATACATTATTTTAACTAGTACTTGGCACAtgatatatgcatataaattaaattaattttatgtaaGTAAAGAtcgtttttatttataatatattgtgttggtgtaatttttttattttatttgcaattttttttatgtttttcccatcgaatataaacatatataatatgctattagtttttaaaaaataattaaatattaaaaactaattttggtataatattaatataacaCAAAAAATCTTGTGAGACGGTCATAAGTAAATTTGGTGAGACAAATCTTCTAAATGAGTAtccatgaaaaaataatattttttttataacaaaatgtattaatttttattgtaaatatgaccGTGATTGATTCGTAGTACGGATAAAGATATATGAAATTGTCTTGTAAGATACCACCTACTCTTCATAATATAATTAGATCAAATAGATATTTTCAAAgtagtaataataatacaaacaagtttatttattttaagagTACATATACAATTTTGATCCAAATTACAATTATATAAAGTAATCGTCCACACTACAGACGAGACTTGAGCGTACTCGAAACGTGCTTATCTTGAACAAAAGACCTCATCGTACAAACAAGTTTATTaatctatactattatataaaagttgagCCTATTATAGTAACTAGGAGTGTTCATCGGTCGGTTCGATTTTAATTTGTCCAATTTCAGTTCGGTTTTTCGGCTTTCGGTTTATGAAAAATGTAATCCGAAGTCAAACATTTCtacttcggttcggttcggtttttgcaCTATAATGGATCGGTTTATACGGTTCGGTTTGGTCGGTTTGATAATTAATAATACAtaacacaataaaaaaatataaaatccaacatgtaatttaaataccacatcacacaactttaatttatagtcatgtaatgaagaaacaaaaaataacaaataatgCAAGGACAAACATCCAACTATAGtcttataatattttcaaaagaacaaaacaaaacaaattttgataCGATTATTCCGAATGtgatataattattaaaatcaataatataaatacattgtaaaatataatatgttcttttttacatgatttattagtaaaattttaaaaataaagtttaaatgacttatataaacaacaacaatgaataaataaacaacaattaactaataattattcaaaataattattcattcactaaatatcatctcataacatatataatataaataaaaaatataaataaattattattttaattcaatttcggtttttttggtcggttcggttttgacatatataatccaaaatcgaaccaaataaacttcggttttaatatttatatccgaATTATAAACTacggttttcggttcggttcggtgttTGATTTATCCGGTTTGGATTTTCGATTTTTTGGTTTTATCCGAAATATGAACACTCTTAGTAGTAACTAACTTTGAAAACACCAAAATTCTTTATACCATAATTACCCCTTCTTATCCTCTATCTCAATAAACATTTTTCTCAATctatttttaggtttaaaaaaaatataaacatcCTTCTCAATCTAttttttggtttaaaaaaaaattacataaaaatttatttattttacacacGTAAAATATGTGCATTTAGCACTAGTAGATAGTAAAAGATTCACATACAAATATACCAAAAAATAATCGATTTCCCAAATGTATGTACGCGACTTTGACCAcataaaaaccaaaatttcgGAACCAGCAAAAGTTTTCAAAAAATCCAATAGAAATTATTTTCCCGCCCAGACAGATATCAAATCAAAGAAACCAAATGCCACCCTTCGTCACCATATCCTCCAAACCAAAGTCCCGCTGTAAATTCACACACAGTACACTGCAGGATCCATTTCTGATTTCCCCATACACAATGTCTTCGTCATCATCGGTTCGCCGGATGAAAGAACGCGGCACTGGTGGGGGGAAAATCACTCCAGCTTCTGGGAATTCTATTTCCACGGGGAAGGAGAACTCCAGGCCTACATCCCGTATCCGGGCAGCAACTCAGAAGCCCAACATCAGGCCTATCGCTCGGATTGACAAGTCCGCTCTAGCGCCGCCGCCGGTGGAGGACTCACGCGCTGAGCCACGTTTCAGGCGTTCGACTTCGTCGGTTCCCCGAGGTAGGAGCTGTAGCCCCTCTGATTTTACTAGAGTTTTTTCTGATTTGAGAAAAAACTCTACTAGGGTTTCACTGGGCCCACATCAGGTGAAAGGGAATCGTTCCAATTTTAGGGGTTTGAGCGAGAAATCAGGGGAAAAATCTGATCTTGAGAAAAGTGTTTCGAAAGATCAGGATAGAAATGGAGAAATTGTAGAAGTGTTGGAACAGAATTCTCGAGAAAATGGGAAATTTAAGGTTATGGTTCTGAATAATGGTGGTAATGAAGGGAAAATAGGTAATTTGAGCTCAATTTCAGTTAAAAGATCGGAACTTGATGATTTTATTGAAAAGCCTAGTGTAGAAAAAGTAGTGTTGAAATCTTCAGGTGTTGAAGTTGAACATGGGTCTGGTTCGAGAGACTCTAAAATGGCTaataaagtaattaattttCCTGGGGTACCAAGAGAGAATAGTGTGAATAAGCATCCCAGCAAGCTTCGTGAAAAGCTTGCTTTTTTGGAAGGGAAAGTGAAGAGAATAGCATCAGATATAAAGCGGACCAAAGAGATGTTGGATATGAATAATCCAGAGTCGTCAAAGATGATGCTGTCTGATATTCAAGAAAAGATTTCAGGGATTGAGAGGGCTATGGGTCATGTTGTCTGTAATGATGGAGATGTTAAGACAGGGTCAGCCAACAAAGGTGACATTGAGTATATAAAAGATAAGAAGGAATTTGTGGATGTGAAAAACTCGGTGAAGGGGTTGAATGTTGAAGAATTGGAAGCTCGATTATTCCCTCATCATAAGTTGATAAGAGATAGAACGTTTTCAAGAACTTCTGAAGGTTCGGAGTCCCATATGGCAAATGTTGGGGAATCCAAGGGTGAACTGAATTTGGAGGAGAAAGTAAGCTCTTTAGATGGCAATGCCATTGCTTCGGAATTCTTGGCTTCTTTGAGTAAGAAGGAAATGTTGGCTGGTACAGAGTCAAGTGAAGTTCAAGAAGTTGAGGATTCAGCAATTTCTGTAGTGGGAACTTCTTCCATTAATACTTTTAATGATAAAGACAAAGTTACCATTGATGCTATGCTGATGGCTGATGAAAAGCTCGACGATTTTGATGACCAAGAGAGAGTTCCAGCCATGACATTCGTGGAGGAGATAGAAGACAGTTATACGTATAAGTTGAATGAAATTGGTAACAAGACCTCAACTGGAGGATGGTTTGTGTCAGAAGGAGAGTCTGTTCTTCTCGCTCATGATGATGGCTCTTGTTCATTCTACGACATAACAAACTGTGAGGTATGGATCTTTCTTGAATCATTTCACATACTCAATGTTTTGCATTGTTGTTGATCATGTCTGTGAGTGTATCtgctaaaaataaatcaatgaaCCATTATATATTATTTCGTGTGTGTGTGTTCAATAACGCAGTAGAGTAGGGATCTTTTAATGAAAAGAAGTATAAAGTATTGATCAACTGTGCTATAATTGTGTCTATTTCAGGAGAAGGCAGAGTACAAACCTCCGGCTGGAATCTCACCAAACATGTGGCAAGATTGTTGGCTAATCCGTGCCCCAAGCGCAGATGGGTGTGCTGGGAGATACGTTGTGGCAGCATCTGCTGGAAATTCTGTGGGTTCAGGTTTCTGCTCTTGggatttttattcaaaatctgTACGAGCATTTCACTTTGAGGAAGACTCCACCAATACAAGAGCAGCCCTAGCTCCCTTGTCAAACAACACTATGTATAGAAGAAACAATTTGCCAATGTATACTGCTACTGAAAACCGACAATGGTGGTATAAACCTTGTGGACCTCTTATCATATCAACTGCTAGTGGTCAAAGGATGGTGCAAATTTACGATATACGTGATGGAGATCAAGTAATGAAATGGGAGTTGCAGAAGCCTGTGTTGGCCATGGATT comes from the Henckelia pumila isolate YLH828 chromosome 1, ASM3356847v2, whole genome shotgun sequence genome and includes:
- the LOC140882618 gene encoding tRNA threonylcarbamoyladenosine dehydratase-like isoform X3; this encodes MRIVPGFRVRIIPVLGTIPAIFGQVMASYVVTQLAGVQVHMEPVVNIDIDHYRVLHQRLIEHEELQYGTTMQVQVDAEEVMYIVKELWHGRSAMYESPKEVGHAMWRSVNELILIRWDRTKPACMSNLILLRFKELMNMNPVHLTL
- the LOC140882618 gene encoding tRNA threonylcarbamoyladenosine dehydratase-like isoform X2, which gives rise to MVASIPFGVMKLVIEFMATASSCLFCRIREAPDSPARIDFPGFRVRIIPVLGTIPAIFGQVMASYVVTQLAGVQVHMEPVVNIDIDHYRVLHQRLIEHEELQYGTTMQVQVDAEEVMYIVKELWHGRSAMYESPKEVGHAMWRSVNELILIRWDRTKPACMSNLILLRFKEVCAGLNMPVIT
- the LOC140882618 gene encoding tRNA threonylcarbamoyladenosine dehydratase-like isoform X1 codes for the protein MVASIPFGVMKLVIEFMATASSCLFCRIREAPDSPARIDFPGFRVRIIPVLGTIPAIFGQVMASYVVTQLAGVQVHMEPVVNIDIDHYRVLHQRLIEHEELQYGTTMQVQVDAEEVMYIVKELWHGRSAMYESPKEVGHAMWRSVNELILIRWDRTKPACMSNLILLRFKELMNMNPVHLTL
- the LOC140882618 gene encoding uncharacterized protein isoform X4, which gives rise to MASYVVTQLAGVQVHMEPVVNIDIDHYRVLHQRLIEHEELQYGTTMQVQVDAEEVMYIVKELWHGRSAMYESPKEVGHAMWRSVNELILIRWDRTKPACMSNLILLRFKELMNMNPVHLTL
- the LOC140875098 gene encoding KIN14B-interacting protein At4g14310, giving the protein MSSSSSVRRMKERGTGGGKITPASGNSISTGKENSRPTSRIRAATQKPNIRPIARIDKSALAPPPVEDSRAEPRFRRSTSSVPRGRSCSPSDFTRVFSDLRKNSTRVSLGPHQVKGNRSNFRGLSEKSGEKSDLEKSVSKDQDRNGEIVEVLEQNSRENGKFKVMVLNNGGNEGKIGNLSSISVKRSELDDFIEKPSVEKVVLKSSGVEVEHGSGSRDSKMANKVINFPGVPRENSVNKHPSKLREKLAFLEGKVKRIASDIKRTKEMLDMNNPESSKMMLSDIQEKISGIERAMGHVVCNDGDVKTGSANKGDIEYIKDKKEFVDVKNSVKGLNVEELEARLFPHHKLIRDRTFSRTSEGSESHMANVGESKGELNLEEKVSSLDGNAIASEFLASLSKKEMLAGTESSEVQEVEDSAISVVGTSSINTFNDKDKVTIDAMLMADEKLDDFDDQERVPAMTFVEEIEDSYTYKLNEIGNKTSTGGWFVSEGESVLLAHDDGSCSFYDITNCEEKAEYKPPAGISPNMWQDCWLIRAPSADGCAGRYVVAASAGNSVGSGFCSWDFYSKSVRAFHFEEDSTNTRAALAPLSNNTMYRRNNLPMYTATENRQWWYKPCGPLIISTASGQRMVQIYDIRDGDQVMKWELQKPVLAMDYASPLQWKNREKVVIAEADSVSLFDVSSQSPQALLSVSSTGRKISALHVNNTDAELGGGVRQRISSSEAEGNDGVFCTPDSINVLDFRHPSGIGLKIPKVGVDVQSSFSCGDALYIGCTNLRSMAKKQSTSQIQRYSLRKPNLFSTYTLPESNAHSHFSALTQVWGNSSSVMGVCGLGLFIFESLKDDGSQYLSMNYNNVQNAKEIIGPDDMYSPSFDYLASRVLLVSRDRPAKWRYLS